The following proteins are co-located in the Acidicapsa acidisoli genome:
- a CDS encoding thioredoxin family protein: MARTESTMLSLGTLAPDFALTDVVSEQTIRRDDFRGKKALLVMFICTHCPFVKHVERELAKIGQDYADKSIGIVAIGSNDALTYPDDAPAGLKQQAITMDFRFPYLYDETQEVAKAFDAACTPDIFLFNADFRLVYRGQLDGSRPGNGIPVTGEDLRAAIDAVLTGKPVSEDQLASVGCNIKWKA; the protein is encoded by the coding sequence ATGGCACGAACAGAATCAACCATGTTATCGCTTGGCACCCTGGCCCCGGATTTCGCACTTACCGACGTCGTAAGCGAACAAACCATCCGGCGCGATGATTTTCGCGGAAAGAAAGCCCTGTTGGTCATGTTCATCTGCACTCATTGCCCGTTCGTCAAACACGTTGAACGCGAGCTGGCCAAAATCGGGCAGGATTACGCCGATAAGTCCATCGGAATTGTCGCCATCGGCAGCAACGACGCCTTGACTTATCCCGACGACGCACCGGCTGGGCTCAAGCAGCAGGCCATCACGATGGATTTTCGATTTCCCTATCTCTACGATGAAACGCAGGAAGTCGCGAAGGCCTTTGACGCAGCCTGCACCCCGGACATCTTCCTCTTCAACGCGGACTTCCGCCTCGTCTATCGCGGCCAACTTGACGGCAGCCGCCCCGGCAACGGGATTCCAGTCACCGGCGAAGATCTGCGCGCAGCAATTGACGCGGTGCTAACCGGCAAACCAGTGTCGGAAGATCAGCTCGCCAGCGTCGGTTGTAACATCAAGTGGAAAGCGTAG
- the ruvB gene encoding Holliday junction branch migration DNA helicase RuvB, whose translation MAPKPKDDPERLVSAARAGEEDSFELKLRPRRLGEFIGQAKAKEQLAIALEAAKSRGEALDHVLLFGPPGLGKTTLATIIANEMDVGFQQTSGPTLQIQGDLTAILTNLREKQVLFLDEIHRLQAVLEEKLYTALEDYKLDIIIGQGPAARTHVMEIRPFTFVAATTRPGLLSSPLRSRFGILLRLEFYTEEELRIIVERSAEVMQVPIDTDGAAEIALRSRGTPRIANRLLRRVRDYAQVRGTGEIDRATAHAALTMLEVDAHGFDEIDRRLLMTIIQKYDGGPVGLGTLAAILSEDEDALEEVYEPFLIQIGFLDRTPRGRIATRLAYEHFGLAMPQKQAPLF comes from the coding sequence ATGGCGCCGAAACCTAAAGACGATCCCGAACGCCTCGTAAGCGCCGCGCGCGCCGGCGAAGAAGACAGCTTTGAACTGAAGCTCCGCCCGCGCCGACTGGGCGAGTTCATCGGCCAGGCCAAAGCCAAGGAACAGCTCGCCATCGCCCTCGAAGCCGCCAAATCCCGCGGCGAGGCGCTCGACCACGTGCTCCTCTTCGGACCACCCGGCCTGGGCAAGACCACGCTTGCGACCATCATCGCCAACGAAATGGACGTAGGCTTCCAGCAAACCTCCGGCCCGACCTTACAAATCCAGGGAGATCTGACCGCAATCCTGACCAATCTGCGCGAAAAGCAGGTGCTTTTTCTCGACGAAATCCACCGTTTGCAGGCCGTGCTCGAAGAAAAACTCTACACCGCCCTCGAAGACTACAAGCTGGACATCATTATCGGCCAGGGCCCGGCCGCGCGCACCCATGTGATGGAAATCCGTCCCTTCACCTTCGTCGCCGCGACGACGCGGCCCGGCCTGCTATCCTCACCGCTGCGCTCGCGCTTCGGCATTCTCCTGCGTCTGGAGTTTTACACAGAAGAGGAACTGCGGATCATCGTCGAGCGTTCCGCCGAAGTCATGCAGGTGCCGATAGACACCGACGGGGCGGCGGAGATTGCGCTCCGTTCCCGCGGCACACCCCGCATCGCCAACCGTCTCCTGCGCCGCGTGCGCGACTATGCCCAGGTGCGCGGGACCGGCGAAATCGACCGCGCAACCGCCCACGCCGCGCTCACCATGCTCGAAGTAGACGCGCACGGCTTCGACGAAATCGACCGCCGCCTGCTGATGACGATCATTCAGAAATACGACGGCGGCCCGGTCGGCCTGGGTACGTTGGCCGCGATCCTCTCCGAAGATGAAGACGCACTTGAAGAAGTCTACGAGCCATTCCTGATTCAGATCGGCTTTCTCGATCGCACTCCGCGCGGTCGCATTGCAACCCGTCTCGCCTACGAACACTTCGGCCTTGCTATGCCCCAAAAGCAAGCACCATTGTTCTAA